A stretch of Podospora bellae-mahoneyi strain CBS 112042 chromosome 5, whole genome shotgun sequence DNA encodes these proteins:
- a CDS encoding hypothetical protein (EggNog:ENOG503PT9B; antiSMASH:Cluster_7), giving the protein MKFFVAMAAIFTTVSAVTISLPSGVSIPSGVTLPSGVVVVSAGASATAAADSDSNAKAKNKRQINIPGLQSSSTTAAAATAKAKNKRQINIPGLQSSSTAAAAATAKAKNRV; this is encoded by the coding sequence ATGAAGTTCTTTgtcgccatggccgccatcttcaccaccgtctcGGCCGTCACCATCTCGCTCCCCTCCGGTGTTAGCATCCCCAGCGGCGTCACCCTGCcttctggtgttgttgtcgtctcGGCCGGCGCCTCCGCGACAGCCGCTGCCGATTCCGACTCCAACGCCAAGGCTAAGAACAAGCGTCAGATCAACATTCCTGGACTCCagtccagcagcaccaccgccgccgccgccactgcCAAGGCTAAGAACAAGCGTCAGATCAACATTCCAGGACTCCAGTCCAGCAgcaccgctgccgccgccgccacggccaaggccaagaacaGAGTCTAA
- a CDS encoding hypothetical protein (EggNog:ENOG503PDZ9; antiSMASH:Cluster_8; COG:S), with protein MDFDNEDAPKEGTAVHDQRHATADAWVPWNPKKMGRLPPTPSSTPDSAAMQHRQSTSIDSAVVLEDNSFMYGVSSRGKSPPATPRSLSRLSGFHFSPERPSSPISTPPSPGCESDESNEWDHICIGQKDGQDASVKEIQEGMGAVSLMLPAEPTELEQDMNDVDYHSGVTAGPDNDGVTVEEADHILSFSLPTLRGINSSDVPRGILETCKGITYAYAEQIAAIVDSFEDFLQAPVETDIPSSGAAGTLPQRPSSSQIDKSTGKGKEKTKANKKRRLSDKENDQDDEEESGSIMGDPRDSGEERNSTASKLRCIFRARNPSRFNVRDHTSCAMTMFTKFSDLRKHVLNKHMADSEIVTCQRCKKGFPSRNALELHCEREPCNYKRSDPEDGINSETASRIRFRGRDCGPSDEDQWKHLWQLAFPEDPDNKIEPFHFVPVLEHHELEPAFVQKLEYLKPVVQSYVPDEEQFEGLCVIIKSLFESAVHDLTHIGLKMDYVNRQGSRTNNRISRSMARVLWSNVHDRDSGIGLDSSETATPRTSARYPSVALETTRQGQQDRSLSSGFASIKEPKPPTLRVQSQLGATCPPSQQRLQPNAPIDCAQPESRWGGFDANYATSLPFPTSTSSVDTTPGFVYFPATLSDIAANDPASGFFPCGADPNVHGTIHIDPAQLQFGYQQPHLSDMDATMNNGIAGYIAPAMMNTLTGTRGESGQWI; from the exons ATGGATTTCGACAACGAGGATGCGCCGAAAGAGGGAACTGCCGTCCATGATCAACGTCATGCCACAGCAGACGCCTGGGTACCTTGGAACCCGAAGAAGATGGGCCGCCTTCCACCTACTCCGTCCTCTACGCCTGATTCAGCAGCCATGCAACATCGTCAATCCACCTCAATCGACTCGGCTGTTGTTCTCGAAGACAATTCTTTTATGTACGGGGTTTCTTCTCGGGGAAAGTCACCTCCCGCTACTCCAAGGTCACTATCACGACTATCTGGCTTTCACTTCTCACCAGAGCGCCCCAGCAGCCCCATATCCACTCCACCGTCACCTGGTTGCGAGTCCGACGAGTCTAATGAATGGGACCATATTTGCATTGGCCAAAAGGATGGCCAAGATGCATCAGTCAAAGAGATTCAGGAAGGGATGGGAGCAGTCTCTTTGATGTTGCCGGCAGAACCCACGGAACTTGAGCAGGACATGAACGACGTTGATTATCACAGTGGGGTCACTGCTGGACCCGACAATGATGGCGtcacggtggaggaggcagatCATATTCTGAGTTTCAGTCTACCAACACTTCGCGGGATCAACAGCAGTGACGTCCCTCGCGGGATTCTCGAGACATGTAAGGGCATTACATATGCGTATGCAGAACAGATTGCGGCGATTGTAGACTCGTTTGAAGATTTCTTGCAAGCCCCAGTTGAGACGGACATTCCCTCGTCCGGGGCAGCTGGTACTCTGCCGCAacgcccatcatcatctcaaaTCGACAAGTCCacaggaaaggggaaggaaaaaacaaaagcgAACAAAAAGAGAAGGCTGAGCGACAAGGAAAATGACCAggatgacgaagaggagTCTGGAAGCATCATGGGAGACCCAAGGGACTCTGGAGAGGAGCGCAATTCGACTGCCTCAAAGCTACGGTGTATCTTCCGTGCCCGCAATCCTTCTCGGTTTAATGTCAGGGACCATACCTCGTGCGCCATGACCATGTTCACCAAATTTTCCGACCTCAG GAAACACGTTCTCAACAAACACATGGCTGACTCGGAGATTGTGACATGCCAGCGATGCAAAAAGGGTTTTCCCTCTCGAAATGCGCTTGAGCTGCACTGCGAACGAGAACCCTGCAACTACAAGCGCTCAGACCCAGAGGACGGAATCAATAGCGAGACAGCCTCCCGGATCAGGTTCAGGGGCCGAGATTGTGGTCCATCGGATGAAGATCAGTGGAAGCATCTCTGGCAGCTTGCCTTCCCTGAAGATCCCGACAACAAGATTGAACCGTTCCACTTTGTTCCAGTTCTCGAACACCATGAACTGGAGCCCGCCTTTGTTCAAAAGCTCGAGTATCTCAAGCCTGTCGTCCAGTCCTATGTTCCTGACGAGGAGCAGTTTGAGGGTCTTTGCGTCATCATCAAGTCCTTGTTTGAGTCGGCTGTTCACGATCTTACTCACATTGGCTTGAAGATGGACTACGTCAATAGGCAAGGAAGCCGAACCAACAACCGCATTTCGAGATCGATGGCACGTGTGCTTTGGAGTAACGTACATGACCGTGACTCTGGCATTGGGCTTGATTCTTCTGAGACAGCGACACCAAGGACTTCCGCAAGATACCCTTCCGTGGCTTTGGAGACGACACGGCAAGGGCAACAAGATCGATCACTGTCTTCAGGTTTTGCCAGTATCAAAGAGCCAAAGCCGCCCACACTTCGTGTTCAATCTCAACTTGGCGCTACATGTCCTCCTTCACAACAGCGGTTGCAGCCAAATGCGCCCATCGACTGTGCACAACCCGAAAGCAGATGGGGTGGGTTTGATGCAAACTATGCCACAAGCCTGCCATTCCCAACATCTACATCCTCGGTGGACACAACCCCTGGATTCGTCTACTTCCCTGCTACCCTCAGCGACATCGCCGCCAACGATCCTGCTTCCGGCTTCTTTCCGTGTGGTGCTGACCCCAATGTCCACGGAACCATACACATTGATCCGGCCCAGCTGCAGTTTGGctaccaacaacctcatctcAGTGATATGGATGCTACCATGAACAATGGCATTGCGGGCTACATTGCCCCGGCTATGATGAACACGCTGACTGGAACGAGGGGTGAGAGTGGACAGTGGATATAG
- a CDS encoding hypothetical protein (antiSMASH:Cluster_7; EggNog:ENOG503P0PZ; SMCOG1034:cytochrome P450; COG:Q): MSSPLTIPGPPGLPLLGNIMDINPSNTWWSLRTLAEKYGEIFKIKVLGHEIVFVASAALAEEICDETRFRKFVGGPIVEIRYAVHDALFTAYDHEESWGIAHRIIAPHLSTESVADHFDELLLCTDELIAKWTKGLEPGTKFQPLKDLNNLNLEATILTLFGKKLGAIKMKEGEEHPIIQAMEDATSEAMRRPNRPKLLNWLLYNGKWKEATKTMRGFAAELIQYRAEHSTGRKDLLWALMNATDPETGKKLTDSQVIDEIVSMPIGSSTAPCSVTATILFLLQNPEVVAEAREELDRVVGDGALRQDHITQLKYIQGIVRETLRLSCAAPGFNIEPIPSKNGDKSPILLQGGKYQIAHNQAMIIVLAGVNRDPAVFEEPLKFKPERMVGDNFTKLPAGVKKWFGNGKRECIGKHWAWEFLMVVTAKLIKEVDFQAVDEQYVMKQDGWFNVRPIDFYVTAKARGA, translated from the coding sequence ATGTCCTCCCCACTCACCATCCCTGGCCCTCCAGGCCTTCCCCTGCTCGGCAACATCATGGACATCAACCCGAGCAACACCTGGTGGTCTTTGCGCACGCTGGCTGAAAAGTATGGCGAGATCTTCAAGATAAAGGTCTTGGGGCATGAAATTGTCTTTGTCGCCAGCGCTGCTCTAGCAGAAGAGATTTGTGACGAGACTCGGTTCCGCAAATTCGTTGGCGGGCCCATTGTCGAGATCCGATACGCCGTGCACGATGCGTTGTTTACCGCATACGACCACGAGGAATCCTGGGGTATCGCTCACCGCATCATCGCGCCACACCTGAGCACGGAATCAGTCGCTGATCATTTCGACGAGCTCTTGTTGTGCACCGACGAGTTGATCGCCAAGTGGACCAAGGGTCTCGAGCCTGGGACCAAGTTCCAACCTCTCAAAGACCTCAACAACCTGAACTTGGAGGCGACAATTTTGACACTGTTTGGAAAGAAGCTGGGAGCCATCAAAAtgaaggaaggagaggagcaTCCCATAATCCAGGCCATGGAGGATGCTACCTCAGAAGCAATGAGACGACCCAACAGACCGAAGCTCCTCAACTGGCTGCTATACAACGGCAAGTGGAAGGAGGCGACCAAGACGATGAGAGGCTTTGCCGCAGAGCTCATCCAATACCGGGCCGAACACTCTACCGGACGCAAGGATTTGCTTTGGGCGTTGATGAACGCCACGGATCCGGAAACAGGCAAGAAGTTGACCGACAGCCAGGTGATTGATGAGATTGTCAGCATGCCGATCGGCAGTTCAACAGCCCCTTGTTCAGTCACGGCGACCATCCTGTTTCTGCTGCAGAATCCAGAGGTGGTGGCCGAGGCCAGAGAGGAGTTGGACCGCGTGGTTGGAGACGGTGCGCTGAGGCAAGACCATATCACCCAGTTGAAATACATCCAGGGGATTGTGAGGGAGACGCTGAGGTTGAGCTGCGCGGCTCCGGGCTTCAACATTGAGCCAATTCCGTCCAAGAATGGCGACAAGTCGCCCATTCTGCTTCAAGGTGGCAAGTACCAGATTGCGCACAACCAGGCCATGATCATTGTTCTGGCTGGAGTCAACAGAGATCCAGCCGTGTTTGAGGAACCTCTCAAGTTCAAGCCAGAGAGAATGGTGGGCGACAACTTCACCAAGCTGCCGGCCGGTGTCAAGAAGTGGTTCGGAAATGGCAAACGAGAATGTATCGGCAAACACTGGGCTTGGGAGTTTCTAATGGTGGTGACGGCCAAGCTGATCAAAGAAGTTGATTTTCAGGCGGTGGACGAGCAGTATGTGATGAAGCAGGATGGGTGGTTCAACGTGCGGCCGATCGACTTTTACGTGACGGCCAAGGCAAGGGGTGCTTGA
- a CDS encoding hypothetical protein (EggNog:ENOG503NV2Y; COG:T; antiSMASH:Cluster_8) yields MSPAMDSAAYDAGLAQYIGHPVPYQFDPALLTLSYAVSLVGAASTLELINRRTSRKGYYNNLLLLAASVTMGGVSIWCMHYIGNRATSLLNGQPELQVVYSVRVTVASFFVPILVLCAAFFVVTSTRNANGVNWWRIGVSGTLSGGAICGMHYLGNASISNYHCSYHPANVVGSALIAVAASTVALALFFVFRASWTNSWWKRTGCAIVLAGAVSGMHWCGAVGTTYRLMHLHSSSEMDTRNVTVIVISCLSVAACAVMAGTAIYSARVRQSYASKAQRITLAAAVFDHQGRILVSPDGALPSEEITSKFLQKTQNDVFSTAHPLFHWVFQASRNWSSVTVLLGKMRNHLAELPHRGRNVRTGISLVDDDGHVIDNYDVIFRELFCLAAAGLADKMNENLTDAGILWDEILSTGGQPDSVSLRSNSTGKTQGPVPITSRDADMAEKGVTIHRHNHGSLMCLVRAVDNPRVMDRLEASGYCFADPRQVAHIIGAKMQIRTAHLEQKLANMKDYAHGTMLDPGVHVGLFAVRTQVDSHHGHGFDLLVQKQARNLLPSVEMPLDRLEPSHLEFLRQLHGHSVQAILQRLRRVQDIAPRNAAFAALLSDAVRNLRSATNDKILDDAKLISRVAQVPCRSPVGSMATRLATCSMITFSIMIPIHIKVKVPDHAFVPLYFFKTQQLVYANSPHAAAFARNVHRELSPVLNSASTAPPKSLSSQLPFTMFSRFRRHRRPSLETRQVRASKLVSSSRECMAPATPSNNPSVVSLGLYRGASSINGQDPDTDQLSDSTLAPERSQHRQRPTYDQQRATGPKLSLQPNNGKQHKHNKSFGGMGIMISQEVTVDVDATTTAVGPKSPAVALAAEEVEMVDETKRIHEVYENPTPASPQIPGRKNGTFVQEIELENVTSVLNLNGGTGFSTARVEVKKDGDAAETQTFVDELFSGCLALVKY; encoded by the exons ATGTCGCCTGCCATGGACTCGGCAGCCTACGATGCTGGCTTGGCTCAGTACATCGGCCACCCGGTGCCGTATCAGTTTGatcccgccctcctcacgCTCAGCTATGCTGTCAGTCTCGTCGGCGCCGCCTCGACCCTCGAGCTCATCAACCGACGGACCTCGAGAAAGGGGTACTACAACAA TCTGTTACTGCTAGCCGCCTCGGTGACCATGGGTGGCGTTTCCATCTGGTGCATG CATTACATTGGCAATCGTGCAACAAGTCTGCTCAACGGGCAGCCCGAGCTTCAGGTTGTCTATTCGGTCCGCGTTACGGTAGCCTCCTTTTTCGTACCCATCCTCGTCTTGTGCGCCGCCTTCTTTGTCGTGACCAGCACCCGAAATGCCAATGGCGTCAACTGGTGGCGCATCGGGGTATCTGGCACGTTGTCAGGGGGAGCCATTTGCGGCATGCACTACCTCGGCAACGCCTCCATCAGCAACTATCACTGCAGCTACCACCCTGCCAACGTGGTTGGGTCTGCCCTCATTGCTGTTGCGGCTAGCACCGTTGCGCTCGCGCTGTTTTTTGTGTTTAGGGCATCTTGGACCAACTCCTGGTGGAAGAGAACTGGATGTGCCATCGTCTTGGCTGGCGCCGTCTCGGGCATGCATTGGTGCGGTGCTGTTGGGACCACATACCGACTGATGCACCTCCACTCGAGCAGTGAGATGGATACCAGAAATGTCACGGTTATTGTGATTTCATGTCTG TCAGTTGCTGCCTGTGCTGTCATGGCAGGGACGGCCATCTACTCGGCGCGAGTGCGCCAAAGCTACGCCAGCAAGGCCCAAAGAATCACTCTCGCCGCTGCTGTGTTCGATCATCAAGGCCGAATCCTCGTTTCCCCTGATGGAGCTCTGCCCAGTGAGGAGATTACCAGCAAGTTTCTCCAAAAG ACCCAAAACGACGTCTTCTCTACCGcacacccccttttccactgGGTCTTCCAGGCGTCGAGGAATTGGTCCAGCGTGACTGTGCTGCTGGGAAAGATGAGAAACCACCTGGCCGAGCTTCCGCATCGTGGTCGCAATGTGCGAACAGGCATCTCTCTGGTCGATGACGATGGCCATGTGATTGACAACTACGACGTGATCTTCCGCGAGTTGTTCTGCTTGGCTGCCGCCGGGCTTGCTGACAAGATGAACGAGAACTTGACAGATGCTGGTATTCTTTGGGATGAGATCTTGTCGACCGGTGGCCAACCGGATTCTGTGTCACTTCGCTCAAACTCGACGGGCAAGACGCAGGGACCGGTCCCTATCACGTCACGAGATGCCGACATGGCTGAGAAGGGAGTTACGATTCACCGCCACAACCACGGCTCGCTCATGTGCTTGGTACGTGCTGTCGATAACCCTCGAGTCATGGACCGACTCGAGGCCTCTGGGTATTGCTTCGCCGACCCTCGTCAAGTTGCCCACATCATCGGCGCCAAGATGCAGATTCGAACCGCACATCTGGAACAGAAGTTGGCGAACATGAAGGATTATGCTCACGGCACAATGCTTGATCCCGGCGTCCATGTTGGCTTGTTTGCTGTTCGCACGCAAGTCGAcagccaccacggccacggTTTCGATCTTCTTGTGCAAAAACAGGCTCGAAATCTGCTTCCTAGCGTGGAAATGCCGCTCGACCGCCTTGAGCCGTCTCATTTGGAATTCCTGCGCCAGCTCCACGGCCATTCGGTCCAAGCTATCCTCCAACGGCTCCGGCGCGTCCAAGACATTGCACCACGCAACGCCGCTTTCGCCGCTCTTCTCAGCGACGCTGTTCGGAATCTGCGTAGTGCCACCAACGACAAGATTTTGGACGATGCCAAACTCATTTCTCGGGTGGCCCAAGTACCTTGCCGATCGCCAGTCGGCTCCATGGCCACGAGGTTGGCGACATGCTCGATGATCACCTTTAGCATCATGATTCCGATTCACATCAAGGTCAAAGTTCCAGACCATGCGTTTGTCCCCTTGTACTTTTTCAAAACCCAGCAGCTCGTGTACGCCAACTCGCCACACGCGGCCGCCTTTGCCCGGAATGTGCACCGGGAGTTGAGCCCCGTCTTGAACTCTGCCTCGACCGCCCCCCCGAagtccctctcctcccagctACCCTTCACGATGTTCTCTCGCTTCAGGCGCCACAGAAGACCGTCGTTAGAGACGCGACAAGTGCGAGCCAGCAAGCTCGTTTCCTCCAGCCGGGAATGCATGGCCCCTGCTACTCCATCCAACAACCCGAGTGTTGTGTCGTTAGGTTTGTACCGCGGCGCATCGTCCATCAACGGACAAGACCCGGATACAGATCAGCTCTCAGACTCGACACTTGCCCCGGAAAGATCTCAGCATCGCCAACGCCCGACGTACGACCAGCAGCGAGCCACCGGTCCAAAACTAAGCCTTCAACCCAACAACGGGAAGCAACACAAGCACAACAAGTCGTTTGGTGGAATGGGCATCATGATTTCGCAGGAGGTGACTGTCGATGTAGAtgctaccaccaccgctgtcGGACCCAAATCGCCCGCTGTTGCCCTTGCCGCCGAAGAGGTCGAAATGGTCGATGAGACCAAGAGGATCCACGAAGTCTATGAGAATCCCACCCCGGCATCACCCCAAATTCCTGGGAGAAAGAATGGAACCTTTGTTCAGGAAATTGAGTTGGAGAACGTGACGAGCGTCTTGAACTTGAACGGAGGTACAGGCTTCTCCACCGccagggtggaggtgaagaaggatggAGACGCAGCCGAAACGCAGACGTTTGTGGATGAGTTGTTTTCCGGCTGTTTAGCGCTGGTAAAGTATTGA
- a CDS encoding hypothetical protein (COG:P; EggNog:ENOG503NVV0; antiSMASH:Cluster_7) produces MPVLNVSELNIVLTIIGAFILGFGVISVLIKNRWLLGEALPAMTLGIILGPLAAKFIDSSRWGSAEPGQVSEITLGITRVVIGVQLVIAGFQLPAKYQKLRWKEMLMLMLPVMTIMWLCSTLCMMATIPKVTLLATLVMAACITCTDPVLSQAVAKGPFSDKFVARDLREIISSEAGANDGFGFPFLLLATYLMRAQTPEASTLVARAGEEVVRHGGGVGQAIGKWFLETWLYFVLMSIAIGVVVGYAAGKGLKFALQRKWVDSESYVLYPTALGLFLLGVCGMIGGDDLLACFTAGSVLNWDGEYMRETLERHDEVNSSVDVLLNFGGFMYLGTVIPWSEFHQPDTTGITVPRLIALGFLILAFRRIPAIFIMYKFMPNVIKNWKEALFMGYFGPIGIGAAFYVEHTRHLYPKLADADEEMGNLLRAIGPTVYFLVFFSIVIHGLSIPALNAIYGWYGVQPIQDDAMLFERKSIRVPTPVNAEVGDDHTFIAYNRFSRPVFDDAELPTFDRTISMGRRSMSRVSMGRRSMSRISLSQYPTISRAPTISRVPSQNRDRDREEKDDPADSPGTSSFSSSAETKAPEVEIPLTPAPQPAQTIETPGLGRPTTIKYAV; encoded by the exons ATGCCTGTCCTAAACGTCAGCGAGCTCAATATTGTATTGACAATTATTGGTGCTTTCATCTTGGGATTCGGCGTCATCTCGGTACTCATCAAGAACCGATGGCTTCTCGGCGAAGCTC TCCCTGCTATGACCCTTGGTATCATTCTTGGTCCACTAGCGGCCAAATTTATAGACTCTTCGCGATGGGGCTCAGCCGAACCAGGCCAAGTATCTGAGATCACGCTG GGCATTACACGAGTGGTTATCGGCGTCCAGCTTGTCATTGCTGGTTTTCAACTGCCGGCCAAGTACCAAAAGCTTCGGTGGAAGGAGATGCTCATGCTCATGCTTCCCGTCATGACAATCATGTGGCTGTGCTCGACTCTCTGCATGATggccaccatccccaaggTGACCCTGCTGGCGACCTTGGTTATGGCTGCTTGCATCACCTGTACCGATCCCGTTTTGTCACAAGCCGTTGCCAAGGGCCCCTTTTCCGACAAGTTTGTCGCCAGAGATCTCCGAGAAATCATCTCTTCGGAAGCCGGCGCTAACGATGGCTTTGGTTTCCCgtttttgttgctggcgaCCTATCTCATGCGGGCCCAGACCCCCGAGGCATCGACACTCGTCGCTCGGGCCGGAGAGGAAGTGGTGAGACATGGCGGAGGAGTAGGCCAGGCGATTGGCAAATGGTTCCTCGAAACATGGCTCTACTTTGTGCTCATGTCGATTGCTATcggtgttgtggttggatATGCTGCTGGGAAGGGGCTGAAGTTTGCCTTGCAACGCAAGTGGGTAGACTCTGAGAGTTATGTGCTCTACCCCACTGCGCTCGGT CTGTTCTTGCTTGGTGTCTGTGGCATGATCGGGGGTGACGATTTGCTGGCTTGCTTCACCGCTGGCAGTGTCCTAAACTGGGATGGTGAATACATGCGCGAGACATTGGAACGACACGATGAGGTAAACTCATCCGTTGatgtcctcctcaactttGGAGGTTTCATGTACCTCGGCACCGTGATCCCATGGAGCGAGTTCCATCAGCCAGACACGACCGGCATCACAGTTCCTCGCCTTATCGCCCTCGGGTTCCTCATCCTTGCCTTCCGCCGCATCCCTGCTATTTTTATCATGTACAAGTTCATGCCGAACGTCATCAAGAACTGGAAGGAGGCCTTGTTTATGGGATACTTTGGCCCCATTGGAATCGGAGCTGCCTTTTACGTCGAACACACCAGGCATCTTTATCCGAAACTCGCCGACGCcgatgaagagatgggtAATTTGTTGAGGGCTATCGGGCCAACGGTGTATTTCCTCGTCTTTTTTTCCATCGTCATTCACGGTCTTTCCATCCCCGCCTTGAACGCAATTTATGGCTGGTACGGTGTCCAGCCAATCCAGGACGATGCCATGCTTTTCGAGCGCAAGTCTATCCGCGTCCCGACCCCCGTCAACGCCGAGGTCGGTGACGATCACACGTTTATCGCCTACAACCGCTTCTCACGCCCCGTTTTCGATGATGCCGAGTTGCCGACATTCGACCGCACCATTTCCATGGGTCGCAGGTCGATGAGCCGCGTTTCGATGGGCCGCCGATCCATGAGCAGAATCTCGTTGAGCCAATACCCTACCATCAGCAGGgcccccaccatcagcagAGTGCCTAGCCAGAACCGTGACCGTGACCGGGAAGAGAAAGACGACCCGGCCGATTCACCTGGCACCTCTAGCTTTTCGAGCTCGGCGGAAACCAAGGCGCCCGAGGTTGAGATCCCGTTGACCCCCGCTCCCCAACCTGCACAGACAATAGAGACGCCTGGGTTGGGACGTCCAACAACTATAAAGTACGCGGTATAG
- a CDS encoding hypothetical protein (EggNog:ENOG503NZG3; antiSMASH:Cluster_8; COG:S), whose product MKFLCLPGAYGSAKNFQVQLGPLAEELERRGLCTFTYSQGTHEVDPPQGWEDYFGARPLYRFLDTRQGDTFETLRRLRHVPHSMPAEDTMRMFQKAGEGEDWHQRVWREALDAVFKTLDEDPEIDGIIGYSEGAMVGASLIVEEAERAKKSGCQRRIKFAMFISGAPPLKFEGKDRIVAQLFDEAGIVIDIPTFHIFGCDDAFLSSAVALFNVCEPSKATMYDHGLGHIVPRDAENVGVLGEILQEIMPKVEEDNRRAASEQQQRKESGLSGMDKSEFATPALLRTTS is encoded by the exons ATGAAGTTTCTCTGTCTCCCCGGTGCCTACGGCAGTGCCAAG AACTTTCAAGTTCAACTTGGTCCCCtcgccgaggagctggagagacGCGGTCTCTGCACATTTACCTACTCTCAAGGCACTCACGAGGTCGACCCTCCTCAAGGATGGGAGGACTACTTCGGCGCCCGCCCCCTGTACCGTTTCCTCGACACCCGCCAGGGAGATACCTTCGAAACCCTTCGTAGGCTCAGGCATGTGCCCCACTCCATGCCTGCCGAAGACACCATGAGAATGTTTCAGAAagccggcgagggtgaagaCTGGCATCAAAGGGTCTGGAGAGAAGCGCTGGACGCTGTCTTCAAGACGCTGGACGAGGACCCCGAGATTGATGGCATCATCGGCTATAGTGAGGGGGCCATGGTTGGTGCAAGCTTGATTGTAGAGGAGGCAGAACGGGCCAAGAAGAGCGGGTGCCAGCGAAGGATCAAG TTCGCCATGTTCATCTCAGGTGCCCCTCCTCTCAAGTTCGAGGGCAAGGACCGCATCGTTGCGCAGCTGTTTGACGAGGCCGGCATTGTCATCGACATCCCCACGTTCCACATCTTTGGATGTGACGATGCTTTCTTGAGCTCGGCGGTCGCACTGTTCAATGTGTGCGAGCCCAGTAAGGCAACCATGTACGATCATGGTCTTGGTCACATCGTGCCTCGCGATGCCGAGAATGTGGGTGTCTTGGGAGAGATTCTGCAGGAAATCATGCCCAAGGTAGAGGAGGACAACAGACGGGCTGCCagcgagcagcagcagaggaagGAAAGCGGTCTCAGCGGGATGGACAAAAGCGAGTTTGCTACCCCGG CCTTGTTGCGGACAACTAGCTGA